The following coding sequences are from one Luteimonas sp. S4-F44 window:
- the secY gene encoding preprotein translocase subunit SecY, whose protein sequence is MSRSGSAMGGVGAGLGKFTELRQRLLFVLGALIVYRIGCFIPVPGVNPEAMLQLMEQQEGTIVDMFNMFSGGALSRFSLFALNVIPYISASIVMQLLVQVVPSLKAIQKEGESGRRRITQWSRIGAIPLAIFQSAGIAVALQSSGANNGIPVVYSPGMGFVLTAIVALTAGTMFLVWLGEQVTERGIGNGVSLIIFAGIVAGLPGAVFGTIESLRNGDMSPIAAILLVAVVLAATFFVVFVERGQRRITVNYARRQGGRNAYMNQTSFLPLKLNMAGVIPAIFASSIIMFPATVSTWFGEAGSATWLQRLAQAMSPGEPLYVLLFGGLIAGFAFFYTALVFNSQETADNLKKSGALIPGIRPGKATADYIDGVLTRLTAVGAAYLVLVCLLPEFMRAEFGSSFHFGGTSLLIVVVVVMDFIAQVQSHLMSHQYESLLKKANLKGGSRPR, encoded by the coding sequence ATGTCGCGGAGCGGCAGCGCAATGGGTGGGGTTGGCGCCGGGCTCGGTAAGTTCACCGAGCTCCGCCAGCGCCTGCTGTTCGTGCTCGGGGCCCTGATCGTCTATCGCATCGGGTGCTTCATCCCGGTCCCGGGCGTCAATCCCGAGGCCATGCTGCAGCTGATGGAGCAGCAGGAAGGCACGATCGTGGACATGTTCAACATGTTCTCCGGTGGTGCGCTGTCGCGCTTCAGCCTGTTCGCGCTGAACGTGATCCCGTACATCTCCGCGTCCATTGTCATGCAGTTGCTGGTGCAGGTGGTGCCGAGCCTGAAGGCCATCCAGAAGGAAGGCGAGTCGGGCCGGCGCCGCATCACCCAGTGGTCGCGCATCGGTGCGATCCCGCTGGCGATCTTCCAGTCGGCGGGTATCGCGGTGGCGTTGCAGAGCTCGGGCGCCAACAACGGCATCCCGGTCGTCTATTCGCCGGGCATGGGCTTCGTGCTGACCGCGATCGTCGCGCTCACCGCCGGCACCATGTTCCTGGTCTGGCTGGGCGAGCAGGTCACCGAGCGCGGTATCGGCAACGGCGTGTCGCTGATCATCTTCGCGGGCATCGTCGCCGGCCTGCCAGGCGCGGTGTTCGGCACGATCGAGTCGCTGCGCAATGGCGACATGAGCCCGATCGCGGCGATCCTGCTGGTGGCGGTGGTGCTGGCGGCGACGTTCTTCGTGGTGTTCGTCGAGCGTGGCCAGCGTCGGATCACGGTCAACTACGCGCGCCGCCAGGGCGGTCGCAACGCGTACATGAACCAGACTTCGTTCCTGCCGCTGAAGCTGAACATGGCGGGTGTGATCCCGGCAATTTTCGCCTCGTCGATCATCATGTTCCCGGCGACGGTCTCGACCTGGTTCGGTGAGGCCGGATCGGCGACCTGGCTGCAGCGCCTGGCGCAGGCGATGTCGCCTGGCGAGCCGCTGTACGTGCTGCTGTTCGGTGGTCTGATCGCTGGTTTCGCGTTCTTCTACACCGCCCTGGTGTTCAACTCGCAGGAAACCGCCGACAACCTGAAGAAGTCCGGCGCGCTGATTCCGGGCATCCGCCCGGGCAAGGCGACCGCGGACTACATCGATGGCGTGCTGACCCGTCTGACCGCGGTTGGCGCCGCCTATCTGGTGCTGGTCTGTCTGCTGCCGGAGTTCATGCGCGCCGAGTTCGGCAGCTCCTTCCACTTCGGCGGCACGTCGCTGCTGATCGTGGTGGTGGTGGTGATGGACTTCATCGCCCAGGTCCAGTCGCATCTGATGTCGCACCAGTACGAGAGCCTGCTCAAGAAGGCCAATCTCAAGGGCGGCTCGCGCCCCCGCTGA
- the rplO gene encoding 50S ribosomal protein L15 — MKLNTLKPAPGARTERTRVGRGIGSGLGKTAGRGHKGSFARSGKGKIKAGFEGGQMPLRKRLPKVGFRSRLKNDTAEVFLYQLEKLEGTVDFAALRAAKLVPATAKRAKIVKNGEIGKALTFKGLLATAGARAAIEAAGGKVEE; from the coding sequence CCGCACCGAGCGCACTCGCGTCGGTCGCGGTATCGGCTCGGGCCTCGGCAAGACCGCCGGCCGCGGCCACAAGGGTTCGTTCGCACGTTCGGGCAAGGGCAAGATCAAGGCCGGCTTCGAAGGCGGCCAGATGCCGCTGCGCAAGCGTTTGCCGAAGGTCGGCTTCCGTTCGCGCCTGAAGAACGACACCGCCGAGGTCTTCCTGTACCAGCTCGAGAAGCTCGAAGGCACGGTCGATTTCGCCGCGCTGCGCGCCGCCAAGCTGGTGCCGGCGACCGCCAAGCGCGCCAAGATCGTCAAGAACGGCGAGATCGGCAAGGCGCTGACCTTCAAGGGCCTGCTGGCCACCGCTGGCGCCCGTGCGGCGATCGAAGCGGCCGGCGGCAAGGTCGAGGAGTAA